The genomic window CATGCGTAGGTCGCTTCCCGCCCCTTCGTTGCACACCGCTCGCCTCCGACTGCGTGCCTTCGAAGACGCGGATGCGAACGACCTCTTCGCACTGCACAGCAGCGCCTACGTGCTGCGCTACTGGGACGCGCCACCGTGGAGCGAACGCGTGCGCGCCGAGCAGTTCATCACGGCTTGCCGGCAGATGGCACAGGAGGGCACCGGGGCGCGGCTGGCCGTGGATCGTGTCTCCGACGGGGCGTTCATCGGCTGGTGCAGCCTGAGCAGGTGGAATCCGGACTACCGCAGCGCGTCGCTCGGCTACTGCTTCGACGATGCGGCCTGGGGCCACGGCTACGCGACCGAGGCCGCGCGCGCCCTACTGCGGTGGGCATTCGACACGCTGGACCTCAATCGCGTCCAAGCCGAGGCCGATACGCGCAACGTGGCATCTGCCCGCGTGCTGGAGAAACTCGGTTTCGTGCGGGAAGGGACGTTGCGGGAGGACTGCGTCGTCAACGGCGACGTCTCCGACTCGTGGGTCTACGGGCTGATCAGGCGGGAGTGGCGGCTGTCGGCGGGTTCATGACGACGTTCCTTCTGGCTGGATGCATCGGGCATCATGGTCGACGGTCGCAGGGCAAGGCGAGAACGTGTTCTGCAGGTGTCCGAGATCGGGCGAACCCCGCTGACGGAGCTGTGGCAGCGGCGGTGGGCCGACTGTCCCCCCGTGGCTCACCAGCTCCGCGGCCCGTACCGGGAGGTGTGGGTGCGTTTTCACAGCCTTCCCGAGTCGAAGCGGTACGCGCAGGACGATCACGAGTACGCCATCGTCCTGGACCGCTACAACACGCCGGGCCCGGTCCAGCCGGCCGGCCTGCGGATACAGATGCACATCGCCGCGATACCGGCGAAGGCGAGGAAGTGCTCGGCCTTGCGTTCGCTCGGCCCGGTCGCTTCCTTCG from Kitasatospora sp. NBC_01250 includes these protein-coding regions:
- a CDS encoding GNAT family N-acetyltransferase — its product is MRRSLPAPSLHTARLRLRAFEDADANDLFALHSSAYVLRYWDAPPWSERVRAEQFITACRQMAQEGTGARLAVDRVSDGAFIGWCSLSRWNPDYRSASLGYCFDDAAWGHGYATEAARALLRWAFDTLDLNRVQAEADTRNVASARVLEKLGFVREGTLREDCVVNGDVSDSWVYGLIRREWRLSAGS